The following are encoded together in the Zingiber officinale cultivar Zhangliang chromosome 8A, Zo_v1.1, whole genome shotgun sequence genome:
- the LOC122008243 gene encoding cytochrome P450 94C1-like, which produces MAELGTAHLASVFFSFAAVFVVFSLLLLLLWRRPGCCSCHVCRAYLSGSWATEFDNLGDWYTHLLRASPTATIHLHVLGNTVTANPDNVEYMLQTRFANFPKGKHFAAVLGDLLGHGIFNVDGDAWRFQRKMASLAVGSVSLRAYAAGVIDEEISRGVTQRLCSVADAGGAVDLQDLFRRFAFDTICRISFGLERGCLELPVPMEEFVAAFDAASRLSAMRGAAAAPVVWKLKRLLNIGSERELRRAVGMIDGLAKEVIKQRRKIGYAGGHDLLSRFMSSVKDDDEYLRDIVVSFLLAGRDAVASGLTGFFLLLTRNPRAAALVRKEINAGSGRNYVKAAIHESLRLFPPVQFDSKWCTDDDVLPDGTFVRKGTRVTYHPYAMGRMESIWGADCGEFVPERWLRGDQSAFAAESLFKYPVFQAGSRVCLGKELALMEMRKVVVAVLGQFDVEVVDADRPVKFAPGLTATFSGGVWARVKRRVAAPLPTDQLTLA; this is translated from the coding sequence ATGGCGGAATTGGGAACGGCCCACCTCGCCTCCGTGTTCTTCTCCTTCGCCGCCGTGTTCGTGGTCTTCTCCCTGCTGTTGCTGCTCCTGTGGAGGCGTCCGGGCTGCTGCAGCTGCCACGTGTGCCGGGCGTACCTTAGCGGCTCCTGGGCGACGGAGTTCGACAACCTCGGCGACTGGTACACGCACCTGCTGCGCGCCTCGCCCACGGCCACCATCCACCTCCACGTGCTCGGCAACACCGTGACGGCCAACCCGGACAACGTCGAGTACATGCTCCAGACCCGGTTCGCCAACTTCCCCAAGGGCAAGCACTTCGCCGCCGTCCTCGGCGACCTCCTCGGCCATGGTATCTTCAACGTCGACGGCGACGCCTGGCGCTTCCAGCGCAAGATGGCCAGCCTCGCCGTCGGCAGCGTTTCCTTACGCGCGTACGCCGCGGGGGTTATTGATGAAGAGATTTCCCGCGGTGTGACGCAACGCCTCTGCTCGGTCGCCGACGCCGGCGGGGCCGTCGATCTGCAGGACTTGTTTCGAAGGTTCGCGTTTGATACTATTTGCCGGATTTCATTTGGGCTCGAAAGGGGATGCCTCGAGCTGCCTGTGCCGATGGAGGAGTTCGTGGCGGCGTTCGACGCTGCCTCGCGGCTGTCGGCGATGAGAGGCGCCGCGGCGGCGCCGGTGGTGTGGAAACTGAAGAGGCTGCTGAACATTGGGTCGGAACGAGAGCTGCGTCGTGCGGTCGGGATGATCGACGGGCTGGCCAAGGAGGTGATCAAGCAGAGGCGGAAAATAGGATACGCCGGCGGCCACGACCTCCTCTCTCGGTTCATGAGCTCAGTGAAGGACGACGATGAGTACCTCCGCGACATCGTCGTCAGCTTCCTCCTGGCTGGCCGGGACGCCGTCGCTTCCGGGCTCACCGGCTTCTTTCTTCTCCTTACGCGCAACCCACGGGCGGCGGCGCTTGTGCGGAAGGAAATAAACGCCGGATCCGGTCGGAACTACGTGAAGGCAGCGATCCACGAGAGCCTTCGACTGTTCCCTCCGGTGCAGTTCGACTCCAAGTGGTGCACCGACGACGACGTGCTGCCGGACGGCACCTTCGTAAGGAAGGGCACGCGCGTGACGTACCATCCGTACGCCATGGGGCGGATGGAAAGCATCTGGGGCGCCGACTGCGGCGAGTTCGTTCCGGAGAGGTGGCTTCGCGGCGACCAGTCGGCGTTTGCAGCAGAGAGCCTCTTCAAGTACCCTGTTTTCCAGGCAGGGAGCAGGGTGTGCCTCGGCAAGGAGCTCGCGCTCATGGAGATGAGGAAGGTGGTGGTCGCCGTGCTGGGCCAATTCGACGTCGAGGTGGTGGACGCGGACCGGCCGGTAAAGTTCGCCCCGGGACTGACCGCGACGTTTAGCGGCGGGGTGTGGGCGCGGGTGAAGCGGCGGGTGGCGGCGCCGCTGCCTACTGATCAATTAACTCTGGCGTAA